The Candidatus Rubidus massiliensis DNA segment GCGAAGTAGGGGGATTTCTTCCCAGAGAGGATCATCAAATAATGAATGTTCCACTTTTTCTTTATTTTTTCGACCAACTCCAAAACTGATATTTTTTTGGACTTCATTCATGGTGCGATAAATATTGCTAATCAGATAATTGGGGTCAGCATCTACCCTTACAGCTTTATTTCCACAGGCAATATCAAAACCTACTCCATTAACACAAATTTTATTTTCGTAAGCAATGACACCGCCTACAGGTACAGAATAGCCAATATGATGATCTGCCATTAAGCAGCCTGCAAATGCATCGTACTGTAGAGCCGTTTTCATTTGCTCAACGGCTTCTAAGAGGGGATCACCCCATACGGAAATGTTGTTAATCAGTTGCATTTTTTAACTTTTCATAAGTTGAAGATAGTTCTTCTATTAATTTTAGATTATTTTTAATTTTACCCTGTAGTTGTTCTAAGTTATCTCTTTCAATCGTAACAGATAATTCTTGCTCTGCAATCTCATCAGTGGGGCTATTTTTTAGGATTAGTTCATTTTTTATTTGTAAAGAAAGACAATAAATTTGTTTTGTCATTTCGAAAGAATCTAAGAGCTTTTTATTTTCTTCTTTTAATGACTCTAGTTGAGAGAGAAGTTCTTTCTCTTTGTTTGTCTTAATTTGCATTATTTTTAAATACACATCAGAAAGCTTTTCTAATTCAGATTTGATAAGAAAAGAGAAAACATGTTTTTGTTGTTTTGCAAGTTTGGGCTCAGAATAACTATAAATTTTGGTCGCGGCGTTTCTTATTTGATGTATAAATAAATCGTTATCTAAATTTTTTTGAGCCGTCTCAAAGAAATCAGTTAATGTTTTTAAGGGTGTATTGGGTTTTCTGTTAGTTTGAATAACCTCATTTCCATCAATTCTATAATACAGTTTATTTAAATCTTTTAATGGTGTTGCATTCATAAGTATTCTCCTCTTAATTTTTTAAAGGTAGTTTAGCTTGAAAAAATTAAGAGAAGATAAATTTAATTAGTTTACTATTTTATCAATAGAATTTGGGTCAAATTGAGGAATTTTTCCTTCTTCAAATTCTAAAAGAGCTTCTCCCCAAGGAAGGTGAAGAGTTAGTTTTTCACCTTTTAATACATTGACAGAAGCTTTAGCAATTCCACCAGTTTTTGTTGGAACTTCTGGACAAAAAGTAAAGATTACAGGTTTATTGGTATCAACAATGATTTGTTGTTCGATTTTTTCTTTTTCTGATTCGCCATTAAAATATAGCTTAGAATTATTTTCATACCCATAGCATCTTATTTCATAAACGGTTGGATTTAATTTTACCAACTCCGCTTCAATCTTTTTGCCATTTGATTGAGTGTATAGAGGGTAGGGCGTTAATTCCCAAATCAGATCAGACGGGTAGTTGACGGCAAACGTTACTTTTTCACCTGGTAAAAAGCCTTTCCCGGAGATAAAGTAATAGCAATCATCGTCTTTTACAAGAGTTGGCTCTGTTTCATCAACTGTGAAATATTCTGGAAATTGATGAATAATTCTTTTTGTCGCAATTTTTACTGTTTCATCTTTAAAACCAACAAGGTCATAGGCATAAAGGCAAAATCCAGGTTCTTTCGACAAAAGTTCTTTTTGGTGATCTTTTGTAAAATATTTGTCAAAATCTTTGATCTCGACAACTTTTTTTTCTGCAGCATTAACAGAAAACAGCGTTGTAATTAGGCTTAAAAAAATAAATAGATTTTTTCGCATATGTTTACTTTTTGGTTTAATTCATAAAAGTAGCTTTTAGCTTATAACAAAAATGCGAGATAAAAGACTATTTATTTTTAAAAGACTTAAGTGAGTTTTTTTTATTTTGCCAGCTTTTGCTAAAGCAAAATCAGGACATACTTAAAATGACACAGGATTGGTAAGAAACCTTCTTATATACATTTTAAAGCCAAGTGTATAGAAAGTGTCAAAAAAGGTGCAAAACTTCTCACCCGACTAATTATTAAATATTACTCAAACCAAGACTAATAACTTCCTTCTATGAGTAGATTTGTATAGGTAAAAAGTAGAGGTTTAATCAACTAAATGAAGATGCTAATATTTAAGTAGATCCTTTATTCATTTAAATAATAAAAAGTTTTCTTATTCAATATTTTATCAATTACTCCTATAATTTTTATGAAGCAATGAAAAAAAATTGACTTCAAAATGTAATAAAAAATAAATAAAGAAATCAATAGCTTGATAATAATATTACAAGTAAATGCCATTTCTTTTGAAAAATTTCACAAGACAAAATCATTTTTTAAAAAATAATCAATAAAGAGAAATAAGATGGAACCGACAAATCAGCAATATAATACAGATCATTACTACAAAATAAATGAGAATAAAAGTCTTTCAAAGAAACCAACTAATGAAGAACATGTAGCAAATCAAAATGGAAATTACAAACAAAAGATGGATAACATTTTAGATAGATTAAAAGAACGCATGGGAAAAAAATAATTTTTTAAATTATTCTTGAATCAATCTTAGCTATCTTGCAAATCAATTTAAATATTTACTTTGCAAAGTATTAATCTCGTATTCTTTTGGTAAAAGTTCTTTTTGGTAATCTTATGTAAAACATTTGTCAAAATCTTTGATTTTGACAACTTTTTTTTCTGCAGCATGAATAGAACAGCGTTGTAATTAGGCTTAAAAAATAAATAGATTTTTTCTGCATATGTTTACTTTTTGATTTAATTCATAAAAGTAGCTTTTAGCTTATAACAAACAATGCGAGATAAAAGGTTATTTATTTTTAAAAGACACTGAGTGAGTTTTTTTATTTTGCCAACTTTTGCTAAAGCAAAATAAGGACATACTTAAAATAACCCAGGAAGTCATATAAAATGTTTCCTGTTCATTTTTAGAAACAAAGAAAAAGGCATACAATGAAAATGCTATAGCTAAAATAATTAGTTTGAATCCAAACTTTTTAATTCTCATTTTTTTATTACACATACTTTACTCTTCAAATTCATCTAAAAAATCACGTTCTGCTGGATTTTTCTTTACGATTCCTAAAATTTTTCTGGCTTTACTTCCTTCGGCAGGACCAACGATTCCTTTTAATTCCAGTTGATCCATCAAGCTTGCAGCTCTTGCATAACCTATTTTTAATTTTCTTTGCAAGAAGGTTGTAGAGGCATTGCCAGTGCTTAAGACTACGTCTTTGGCTTGATCAAATAGTACATCTAAAGGCAATTCTTCTTGGAATGTGTCATAATCGTTAGATGGGCTATAAGTATCAAAAGATTCAATTTCATAATTTGGTGGAGCTTGTTTACAGACCATATCTACAATGGCGTGTATGTCATCATCTCTAATAAAAGCTCCTTGAGCTCTAACTAAATGGGAGGAACCTGGTGGTAAAAAGAGCATGTCACCATTGCCAAGCAAAGTTTCTGCGCCAACTTCATCCAAAACAATTTGACTGTTGACTCTACTTGCCACTTTAAAAGAAATTCTTGTAGGAAAGTTTGCTTTAATTAAACCTGTGATAACTTCACGCGATGGTCTTTGGGTCGCTAAAATTAGATGTATTCCAACAGCTCTTGCCATTTGTGCAATTCTGGCTATGGGGGTTTCTATGTCACTGCTAGAAACCATCATTAAGTCGGCTAATTCGTCGATTATACCTACTATAAAAGGAAGTTTTTCAGGAATATCAATAGGCAGAGCCTCTTCTGCTTCTTTGTCGATTGTTCGATTATTAAAAGCTTCAATATTGCGAAGACCGGCGTGCTTTAAGATTTCATACCGTTTTTCCATCTCTTTTACCATCCAGTTTAAAGCAGCGCAGGCTCCTTGCGCTTCAGTAATTACAGGAGCTAACATATGAGGTAAAGCAGAGTAGCCCGTTAGTTCAACCTTTTTAGGATCTACCATGATTAAACGGATTTCGTCTGGTTTTGCATTCATAACAATCGACATGACAATTGTATTAATACAAACTGATTTTCCAGAACCAGTAGCTCCGGCAATGATGCAATGAGGCATTTTAGCTAAATCACTCATTACATAATCTCCATTGACGGCTTTTCCAAGTAAAATAGGAATTTGAAACTTACGCGTACCCTGTTGATACGCTTGGAGCATATCTTTAAAAGCCACTTCTTGTGGTTGGGGATTGGGAACTTCTATGCCAACAGCTGCCTTTCCAGGTATTGGAGCTATGATCCGAATGGATTTAGCTTCCATATTTAAGGCAATGTCGTTTTCTAATGTTTTTATTCTTTGTACTTTAACTCCAATTGCTGGATGCACTTCGAAAGAGGTTATAGTGGGGCCACAATTGATTTGTCCAACTTTTGCTTCAATGCCAAAGCTTAATAATGTTTCTTCTAAAACTTCAGCTTGCCGTTTTAAATCTTTTTTTAAATTAGTTTGATCAATTTTTTTAGGATTAGATAATAAATTAGATGATGGCAAATTAAATTCTTTAAAATCCCCATTATATACTTGTTGCGCTTTGATAGCATTGGCTCGTTTTTTTTGCGCTAAAGATTCTGTCGAATTAATGGGTTTAGATAAAGAAGGAATAGGAGCTATTTCATCAACCTGAACATCTTCAATAATTTTTTCTTTTCTAGAAAGGGAGGGGCGTACTTTGAGGTTTGTCTCTGGTTGAATAGCTAAAAGTTCACCTGAATTAAAAGGTAACTGTAAAGAAGGTTGTGTTTCAGCTTGTTGTTGAGTATTTGGGATACGCAATTTTACATAACGCATAAAATCGCTTTGCGGCATTTCTTTATCTATTTTACTGGAAGCACCAGCTGTACTTAAAGCTTCTTGACTGGGTTTTTTTAAATTTGGGATTTGCATTGAAGCTATAATTTTTTTTAAAACTTCATATATTTGCATGGGGTGTATTTTAAATAAGAAGAGTAAGCTTGCACTTAAGGTAGTGGAAAAAATTATAAAAACACCGACAGTATTAACTAAATGATCTAAATTAAAGAAGGGGAGATCTTTATATATATAATAAAAAGGCATACCTCCTAAGTGATAATAAAAATTATCTTTTAAAAGACTTGGATAAAAAGTCCATTTAATGCCACTTGCTATATAGTTAGTATTATCCTCTATCAAGGAAAATAAAAAACAAGAAGAAATAATGGCTATGGCAAACCAAAAGACTTTAACAGAAAGATTTGTAATTGGTTTAGAAAACATTTTACGCCAACCAATCCACGCAATAAATAAGGAAATGAAATAGCTAGGCACTCCAAAAAACGCATGAAAAATCCAACCTATATTATAGCCTATTAATCCAAGTGAATTTCTCATACCTGTTCCATAGGCGAAACTTAGCAAACTAAGGCTCATAATAAAGGCAAAGCTAAATAAAAGTATCCCGTCAATTATTGGATTAGATTTAGGTATTTTTTCGTTTTTAGGAGGCTCTTTCTTATCTTTTTTTTTTGCCATAATAACTATTAATTGAATTTGTTAAGTATTATATAAAATAAATTTTAATTTACTAATAACTAAATTTATTTTGATTGGCTCTTTTAATATACTGTAACTGTTATGCAAATAAATTCCAAATATAGGTTATTAAATTTTCGTTTAAATAACTGATTTGAAGGAGGGATGTGAAGGAACGA contains these protein-coding regions:
- the ftsK gene encoding DNA translocase FtsK, whose translation is MAKKKDKKEPPKNEKIPKSNPIIDGILLFSFAFIMSLSLLSFAYGTGMRNSLGLIGYNIGWIFHAFFGVPSYFISLFIAWIGWRKMFSKPITNLSVKVFWFAIAIISSCFLFSLIEDNTNYIASGIKWTFYPSLLKDNFYYHLGGMPFYYIYKDLPFFNLDHLVNTVGVFIIFSTTLSASLLFLFKIHPMQIYEVLKKIIASMQIPNLKKPSQEALSTAGASSKIDKEMPQSDFMRYVKLRIPNTQQQAETQPSLQLPFNSGELLAIQPETNLKVRPSLSRKEKIIEDVQVDEIAPIPSLSKPINSTESLAQKKRANAIKAQQVYNGDFKEFNLPSSNLLSNPKKIDQTNLKKDLKRQAEVLEETLLSFGIEAKVGQINCGPTITSFEVHPAIGVKVQRIKTLENDIALNMEAKSIRIIAPIPGKAAVGIEVPNPQPQEVAFKDMLQAYQQGTRKFQIPILLGKAVNGDYVMSDLAKMPHCIIAGATGSGKSVCINTIVMSIVMNAKPDEIRLIMVDPKKVELTGYSALPHMLAPVITEAQGACAALNWMVKEMEKRYEILKHAGLRNIEAFNNRTIDKEAEEALPIDIPEKLPFIVGIIDELADLMMVSSSDIETPIARIAQMARAVGIHLILATQRPSREVITGLIKANFPTRISFKVASRVNSQIVLDEVGAETLLGNGDMLFLPPGSSHLVRAQGAFIRDDDIHAIVDMVCKQAPPNYEIESFDTYSPSNDYDTFQEELPLDVLFDQAKDVVLSTGNASTTFLQRKLKIGYARAASLMDQLELKGIVGPAEGSKARKILGIVKKNPAERDFLDEFEE